From Drosophila yakuba strain Tai18E2 chromosome 2L, Prin_Dyak_Tai18E2_2.1, whole genome shotgun sequence, one genomic window encodes:
- the LOC26536281 gene encoding uncharacterized protein LOC26536281 has translation MLDDMFLVLIILRLMIFAEANKLDPSYCNRRFNIDCKLRKLKWFHNPRMGVCLRKLTCHSGFEYRADCARTCTNSGKKKQNESAKILDLINRMLIKYRESELKKKQKVTKPSKPATTKIPPLPTTSMVTSVTIPETTSAGGDEPDLETTTPYPEDLTADDTFERYSNTTALTKRTTQVRTTTGSTTTTKKKVGKIILGTVKVGLISKIIGWGKGKG, from the exons ATGCTTGATGACATGTTCCTGGTGTTAATAATTCTTCGTCTGATGATTTTTGCAGAAGCGAATAAACTCGATCCAA GTTATTGCAATAGACGTTTTAATATCGATTGCAAACTACGAAAACTGAAATGGTTTCATAACCCAAGGATGGGGGTTTGCCTGCGCAAACTGACGTGTCACAGCGGATTTGAATATCGAGCCGACTGCGCACGCACTTGCACTAACTCTggaaaaaagaagcaaaacgAGTCAGCTAAAATTCTTGATTTGATAAACAGAATGTTGATTAAATACAGGGAAAGTGAATtgaaaaaaaagcagaaagtaACGAAGCCTTCAAAACCAGCCACTACGAAAATACCGCCCTTGCCAACTACATCAATGGTTACATCAGTAACCATTCCAGAAACTACTTCTGCTGGTGGGGATGAGCCAGATCTGGAAACCACTACCCCATATCCGGAGGATCTTACGGCAGACGATACTTTCGAAAGATATTCGAACACTACAGCACtaacaaagagaacaacaCAAGTGAGGACTACAACAGGCAGTACTACCACTACAAAGAAGAAAGTTGGTAAAATTATCTTGGGGACAGTGAAAGTTGGTTTAATTTCTAAAATAATAGGATGGGGTAAGGGAAAGGGATAA
- the LOC6528270 gene encoding sodium-dependent nutrient amino acid transporter 1 isoform X1, producing MDTSQRNHQNQGFVGDDGRSTASTVEISTNSPALRINSGDQEAAKVPEERATWGKGVEFLMSCIAMSVGLGNVWRFPFTALDNGGGAFLIPYLIVLFLIGKPIYYLEMVIGQFSSRGSVKVFDLCPAMKGVGAGQAFQVFMLSTYYAALVAIIGRYFIESFRNPLPWSTCRAEWGVHCINSAPDASNWSRVEGDDQSPQNYTMKSLNDRVITSSEWYFVTEVLHEKPNIEDGIGLPNWELVIGLFIAWACVFCIIRRGVKSSGKASYFLALFPYVIMGVLLVRAVTLPGSIDGIYYFIKPQWGKILDPKVWYAAVTQCFYSLSVCFGNIIMYSSFNKFGHNVHRDAAIVTGLDTMTSLLAGFTIFGILGHLAHEIGTDDIGSVVKGGAGLAFISYPDAIAKFKQLPQIFSVLFFLMLFVLGIGSNIAMTSCSVTAIRDRFPNFGQWQCSLLIAVVSFLIGLVYITPGGQYMLTLVDFFGASMIALVLGIAELYTIGWIYGTDRLCKDIEFMLGRKVGLYWRLCWSIITPLIMTVILIYFYATYQPLTYNDIIYPNWAYVIGWLITAFGILQLPIWMIVAIVRDPGQTLGAKIRGAFTPKKNWGPSDPLLREQYHKEIENELTPKRGQGIWAAIKQNIFG from the exons ATGGATACGTCGCAAAGGAACCACCAAAATCAAGGCTTCGTGGGCGACGACGGACGCAGTACGGCCAGCACAGTGGAGATTTCG ACCAACAGTCCAGCCCTGCGTATTAATTCCGGTGACCAGGAGGCAGCCAAAGTGCCAGAGGAGCGTGCCACCTGGGGCAAAGGCGTGGAGTTCCTGATGTCCTGCATCGCCATGTCCGTGGGTCTGGGAAATGTGTGGCGATTCCCATTCACTGCCCTCGATAATGGCGGTGGCGCCTTCCTCATACCATATCTCATTGTCCTGTTCCTGATTGGCAAACCGATTTACTATCTGGAAATGGTAATTGGCCAGTTTTCCAGTCGCGGTTCGGTTAAAGTGTTCGATTTGTGCCCGGCGATGAAAG GTGTCGGAGCTGGCCAGGCTTTCCAGGTGTTCATGCTCAGCACTTACTATGCCGCCCTGGTAGCGATAATTGGCCGATATTTCATTGAATCATTTCGCAACCCATTGCCCTGGTCCACATGCCGTGCGGAATGGGGTGTCCACTGCATTAACTCAGCCCCCGATGCGAGTAATTGGTCTCGAGTGGAAGGCGATGATCAGAGCCCACAAAATTACACAATGAAATCACTGAACGATCGGGTCATCACCAGTTCGGAATGGTACTTTGT TACGGAAGTGCTGCACGAGAAACCAAATATCGAGGATGGAATTGGCCTGCCAAACTGGGAGTTGGTCATTGGGCTCTTCATCGCCTGGGCCTGTGTATTCTGCATTATTCGTCGCGGAGTGAAGAGTTCTGGAAAGGCATCCTACTTCCTGGCCCTCTTCCCGTACGTCATCATGGGTGTCCTTTTGGTGCGAGCTGTAACTCTGCCCGGATCAATAGACGGTATATACTACTTCATTAAGCCGCAATGGGGAAAGATTTTGGACCCCAAGGTCTGGTATGCAGCTGTAACCCAGTGTTTCTACTCGCTGTCCGTTTGTTTTGGCAACATCATCATGTACTCCTCGTTCAACAAGTTCGGCCACAACGTACATAGGGATGCGGCGATTGTGACGGGTCTGGACACCATGACCTCTCTGTTGGCTGGATTCACGATTTTCGGTATCCTCGGTCATCTGGCCCACGAAATCGGAACCGATGACATTGGTTCAGTGGTGAAGGGCGGTGCCGGATTGGCCTTCATCTCATATCCCGATGCCATTGCCAAGTTCAAGCAGCTGCCACAGATCTTCTCAGTGCTGTTCTTCCTCATGCTCTTCGTTTTGGGCATAGGATCGAATATTGCCATGACCTCCTGCTCGGTGACCGCCATTCGGGATCGGTTTCCCAACTTTGGGCAGTGGCAGTGCTCTCTGCTCATAGCGGTGGTCAGCTTCTTAATTGGATTGGTGTATATAACACCG GGCGGTCAATATATGCTGACTCTTGTGGACTTCTTTGGCGCCTCGATGATTGCTCTGGTATTGGGAATCGCCGAGCTGTACACCATTGGATGGATCTATGGCACAGACCGCCTGTGCAAGGACATTGAGTTCATGCTGGGTCGCAAAGTGGGCCTGTACTGGAGGCTCTGCTGGAGCATCATTACTCCCTTGATCATGACTGTTATTCTGATCTACTTCTATGCGACCTACCAACCTCTAACTTACAACGATATTATCTATCCAAATTGGGCTTACG TTATTGGCTGGCTGATAACGGCCTTCGGAATTCTTCAGCTGCCCATATGGATGATTGTGGCCATTGTTCGAGATCCAGGTCAGACTTTGGGTGCCAAAATCCGTGGAGCCTTTACGCCGAAGAAGAATTGGGGACCCAGTGACCCTCTTCTGCGGGAACAGTATCACAAGGAAATCGAGAACGAGTTGACCCCGAAACGTGGTCAGGGAATTTGGGCTGCCATCAAGCAAAACATCTTTGGTTGA
- the LOC6528270 gene encoding sodium-dependent nutrient amino acid transporter 1 isoform X2, with protein MDTSQRNHQNQGFVGDDGRSTASTVEISTNSPALRINSGDQEAAKVPEERATWGKGVEFLMSCIAMSVGLGNVWRFPFTALDNGGGAFLIPYLIVLFLIGKPIYYLEMVIGQFSSRGSVKVFDLCPAMKGVGIGQVISISMVTTYYVAIMGITLRYLYESFRSPLPWSECRPEWESFCVASSLGNTSQLASPMDMDRLPQQQPVASAELYFLTEVLHEKPNIEDGIGLPNWELVIGLFIAWACVFCIIRRGVKSSGKASYFLALFPYVIMGVLLVRAVTLPGSIDGIYYFIKPQWGKILDPKVWYAAVTQCFYSLSVCFGNIIMYSSFNKFGHNVHRDAAIVTGLDTMTSLLAGFTIFGILGHLAHEIGTDDIGSVVKGGAGLAFISYPDAIAKFKQLPQIFSVLFFLMLFVLGIGSNIAMTSCSVTAIRDRFPNFGQWQCSLLIAVVSFLIGLVYITPGGQYMLTLVDFFGASMIALVLGIAELYTIGWIYGTDRLCKDIEFMLGRKVGLYWRLCWSIITPLIMTVILIYFYATYQPLTYNDIIYPNWAYVIGWLITAFGILQLPIWMIVAIVRDPGQTLGAKIRGAFTPKKNWGPSDPLLREQYHKEIENELTPKRGQGIWAAIKQNIFG; from the exons ATGGATACGTCGCAAAGGAACCACCAAAATCAAGGCTTCGTGGGCGACGACGGACGCAGTACGGCCAGCACAGTGGAGATTTCG ACCAACAGTCCAGCCCTGCGTATTAATTCCGGTGACCAGGAGGCAGCCAAAGTGCCAGAGGAGCGTGCCACCTGGGGCAAAGGCGTGGAGTTCCTGATGTCCTGCATCGCCATGTCCGTGGGTCTGGGAAATGTGTGGCGATTCCCATTCACTGCCCTCGATAATGGCGGTGGCGCCTTCCTCATACCATATCTCATTGTCCTGTTCCTGATTGGCAAACCGATTTACTATCTGGAAATGGTAATTGGCCAGTTTTCCAGTCGCGGTTCGGTTAAAGTGTTCGATTTGTGCCCGGCGATGAAAG GTGTCGGAATCGGCCAGGTGATATCTATATCCATGGTGACCACCTACTATGTGGCCATAATGGGCATAACCCTGCGCTATCTGTACGAATCGTTCCGGTCGCCGTTGCCCTGGTCTGAGTGCCGACCGGAATGGGAATCCTTCTGCGTGGCGTCCAGTCTGGGTAACACCTCCCAGCTGGCCAGCCCCATGGACATGGATAGGTTGCCCCAGCAGCAGCCCGTGGCATCCGCGGAGCTGTATTTTCT TACGGAAGTGCTGCACGAGAAACCAAATATCGAGGATGGAATTGGCCTGCCAAACTGGGAGTTGGTCATTGGGCTCTTCATCGCCTGGGCCTGTGTATTCTGCATTATTCGTCGCGGAGTGAAGAGTTCTGGAAAGGCATCCTACTTCCTGGCCCTCTTCCCGTACGTCATCATGGGTGTCCTTTTGGTGCGAGCTGTAACTCTGCCCGGATCAATAGACGGTATATACTACTTCATTAAGCCGCAATGGGGAAAGATTTTGGACCCCAAGGTCTGGTATGCAGCTGTAACCCAGTGTTTCTACTCGCTGTCCGTTTGTTTTGGCAACATCATCATGTACTCCTCGTTCAACAAGTTCGGCCACAACGTACATAGGGATGCGGCGATTGTGACGGGTCTGGACACCATGACCTCTCTGTTGGCTGGATTCACGATTTTCGGTATCCTCGGTCATCTGGCCCACGAAATCGGAACCGATGACATTGGTTCAGTGGTGAAGGGCGGTGCCGGATTGGCCTTCATCTCATATCCCGATGCCATTGCCAAGTTCAAGCAGCTGCCACAGATCTTCTCAGTGCTGTTCTTCCTCATGCTCTTCGTTTTGGGCATAGGATCGAATATTGCCATGACCTCCTGCTCGGTGACCGCCATTCGGGATCGGTTTCCCAACTTTGGGCAGTGGCAGTGCTCTCTGCTCATAGCGGTGGTCAGCTTCTTAATTGGATTGGTGTATATAACACCG GGCGGTCAATATATGCTGACTCTTGTGGACTTCTTTGGCGCCTCGATGATTGCTCTGGTATTGGGAATCGCCGAGCTGTACACCATTGGATGGATCTATGGCACAGACCGCCTGTGCAAGGACATTGAGTTCATGCTGGGTCGCAAAGTGGGCCTGTACTGGAGGCTCTGCTGGAGCATCATTACTCCCTTGATCATGACTGTTATTCTGATCTACTTCTATGCGACCTACCAACCTCTAACTTACAACGATATTATCTATCCAAATTGGGCTTACG TTATTGGCTGGCTGATAACGGCCTTCGGAATTCTTCAGCTGCCCATATGGATGATTGTGGCCATTGTTCGAGATCCAGGTCAGACTTTGGGTGCCAAAATCCGTGGAGCCTTTACGCCGAAGAAGAATTGGGGACCCAGTGACCCTCTTCTGCGGGAACAGTATCACAAGGAAATCGAGAACGAGTTGACCCCGAAACGTGGTCAGGGAATTTGGGCTGCCATCAAGCAAAACATCTTTGGTTGA